The Maridesulfovibrio hydrothermalis AM13 = DSM 14728 DNA window CACGTACTTCAAGCCAGACATAAGGATCGGAAAACCCGCTGGAAATTTTAATCTCACCGCCATCAGGCATAGCTTCCATAGAGTTTTTCACCAGATGAATAAGGCACTGCCGCACCTGCTCAGCACCGCCGACACCAAGAGGGGTATCGGCATCAAGATCAAGCTCAACATTGATCTCCTGAAGCTGACAACCAAGTGAAAGCTGTTGCATCGCATCGGCGGCAACTCTGTTTACATTAATATTGCTCTTTTCAACATCTTTGGAGCGCACAAAGCTGAGGATACTATTCAGAAGTTTGTCGAGCCGCACTGATTCATCATAGATAATCTTGATTTTTTCATGGCCGGACTCATCAATGCTCTTATTTTTAAGCAGCACCTTGGCAAATCCGCCCATTGCCATCAACGGATTACGTATTTCATGAGCAATATAGGCCGAGAGCTCCCCCACCGTAGCCATGCGTTCAGTCTGCTGTAAACGATGCTCTATAAGGGTTCGCTCGGTGATATTTCTGCGGAGAACAACAAGCTGTACTACCTTTCGGGTCAACTCATCTGTGATGGGATAGACGTAGAGACGATAAAAATTCATCTTTCCTTCAGCATCCGTTTCCGGCTGCATAAGCTCATCCTGCTTTTTACCGGACATGGCCCCCACATCAATCACACCGTTTTTAACAGGGCATACCGAAGTAAGGCAGTTGTAATAATCAAGGGGATTCTTACCACGCAACTCTTCTAAAGATTCCCCTGTTTTAGTGCAACAATGTTTATTGCTGTCCATAATCATGCCGTCAGAACCGATTACCAAGATATCTTCGGGCATCTGGTCCACCACGGATTTAAACAACCCCTGCGTTTGCATCAGATCGGCCTTGCAGGCGATCCACAACTTGTCAGTAGCATGAAGTTTAAGAAAAAAACGGGCGGCAGGAAGTTCTACTAAAGTGACTTCAACCGGCAGAGAAGCTCTAAGCCTGCTGACCATTTCAGCCTGACCGGAAAGCTCAAAAACCATAGAAATATCAGGATGGGCATCCAGCATGGCTTTAACATCCTTGTACAAAGGAAATTCAAAACCGACAGAAAGCGGATTGCCGCCTTTGTCAAGAAGCACTCCGGCCTGCAGATCAACGCCCGCGGCATTGCGGCTGCCTTCATGTAAAAGCATGGAAAGTGAAGACAGCGCAAAGGAATACCCAACTACACCGATGCAGTCTTTTTGATTATCACACTCAAAATTATCCAACATTATCACTCCGTTCCGAACTCACCCCGGAATTAGACGTAACAATAAACTATTTTCCATGAAATGAACAATCCTGATTGAAGTTAATTACTG harbors:
- a CDS encoding two-component system sensor histidine kinase NtrB — protein: MLDNFECDNQKDCIGVVGYSFALSSLSMLLHEGSRNAAGVDLQAGVLLDKGGNPLSVGFEFPLYKDVKAMLDAHPDISMVFELSGQAEMVSRLRASLPVEVTLVELPAARFFLKLHATDKLWIACKADLMQTQGLFKSVVDQMPEDILVIGSDGMIMDSNKHCCTKTGESLEELRGKNPLDYYNCLTSVCPVKNGVIDVGAMSGKKQDELMQPETDAEGKMNFYRLYVYPITDELTRKVVQLVVLRRNITERTLIEHRLQQTERMATVGELSAYIAHEIRNPLMAMGGFAKVLLKNKSIDESGHEKIKIIYDESVRLDKLLNSILSFVRSKDVEKSNINVNRVAADAMQQLSLGCQLQEINVELDLDADTPLGVGGAEQVRQCLIHLVKNSMEAMPDGGEIKISSGFSDPYVWLEVRDSGPGIPDEMRTQVFDPFYSSKVNGNGLGLSMVKKIMEEFGGDVELASREDKGTSVALLLPKANPVA